A portion of the Daphnia magna isolate NIES linkage group LG4, ASM2063170v1.1, whole genome shotgun sequence genome contains these proteins:
- the LOC123471398 gene encoding uncharacterized protein LOC123471398 — MNDCFKGDVEEAIQTHLDILSEKSQFAVSLKQDKGLFNKISILHLTDIDVPVSLNNVSKLVQAASKSSPEAKSSPCVKYGQMWQIRQCEALKAQSEKWSDLLPELTNKMLLLMGLNPLVVKVKTILRDFFICGTDGLAKFCFKKRMLDLLR, encoded by the exons ATGAACGACTGTTTTAAAGGAGATGTTGAGGAGGCCATACAAACTCATCTTGATATTCTGTCAGAAAAATCTCAGTTTGCTGTAAGTTTAAAACAGGATAAAGGGTTGTTCAACAAAATAAGCATCCTGCATCTTACTGATATTGATGTTCCAGTGTCCCTAAAT aaTGTGTCGAAGCTTGTTCAAGCTGCTTCCAAGAGCAGTCCAGAAGCAAAAAGTTCTCCTTGTGTAAAGTATGGACAAATGTGGCAGATCCGTCAGTGTGAGGCACTTAAAGCTCAAAGTGAAAAGTGGTCTGACCTTTTACCagagttaacaaacaaaatgttatTACTCATGGGCCTAAACCCTTTGGTTGTAAAGGTCAAAACCATCTTACGAGACTTTTTCATTTGTGGTACTGATGGCTtagcaaaattttgtttcaagaAGAGAATG CTGGATTTATTAAGATGA